One part of the Malus sylvestris chromosome 2, drMalSylv7.2, whole genome shotgun sequence genome encodes these proteins:
- the LOC126589520 gene encoding histone-lysine N-methyltransferase SUVR5-like isoform X1 has product MEVLPCSTIRVGQSDCPQQSSSTPSVYDGESNCLEHEKKVQVADDILPNVEGPQLGRQGEVQGAVDELHTSDGCQNGASVIDCRQLEGQKSSSGSQDFDDDDINAQNYSEPCVTSDNSHMIVDSRESALPNNSREGESSLSESAWLESDESVALWVKWRGKWQTGIRCARADCPLSTLRAKPTHDRKKYFVIFFPHTRNYSWADTLLVRSIDEFPHPIAYKTHKVGLKVVKDLTIARRFIMQKLAVGMLNVVDQFHTEALIETARDVAVWKEFAMEASRCSGYSDLGKMLLKLRSMISQTYLNSEWLERSYNFWVQQCQNASNAATIEVLKEELVDSILWNEVQSLQNAPLQPTLGSEWKTWKHEVMKWFSTSHPTSNSVDFQQQTSDGPLTPNLQVGRKRPKLEVRRAEANASQVESRGSDESIAIEIDSEFFNNRDTSNAATLASEPYKKEDMKDIAAPTDTPGRVADKWDGVLVEAGNSKFIQTKDVEMTPANEVAAIRSSEPGSKNRHCIAYIEAKGRQCVRWANDGDVYCCVHLSSRFMGSSTKAEGSHSSDQPLCEGTTVLGTRCKHRSLQGSSFCKKHRPKNDMKTISNFPEYTLKRKFEENISNLETTNCREMVLVGDVESPLQVDPVSIGAGNAFRERGSLFEKSESPAKACNTTGEQRCIGSCFWDDSNPCLESPKRHSLYCEKHLPSWLKRARNGKSRIISKEVFVDLLKDCHSQEQKFNLHQACELFYKLFKSILSLRNPVPKDVQFQWALSEASNNLGVGEVFTKLVCTEKERLRGIWGFNDDEDALVASSAMEEQALLQWTGDDNEQAMRCKVCSQEFSDDQALGTHWMDNHKKEAQWLFRGYACAICLDCFTNKKVLETHVQERHCVQFVEQCMLFQCIPCGSHFGNTDELWLHVLAVHRDNFRLSKAPQPVLSAGDVSPRKFELCNSASVKNNTANVSGQRKFVCRFCGLKFDLLPDLGRHHQAIHMGPSLASSLPSKKGIRYYAYRLKSGRLSRPRLRKNLAAASYRIRNRANATMKKRIQASKSLGTGGINVQRHATEAASLSRLGDSHCSAVARILFSEMQKTKCRPSNLDILSVTRSACCKISLKAMLEGQYGVLPESLYLRAAKLCSEYNIRVDWHQDGFICPKGCKEFKECFVSPVMPLPIGTVGHRSPPSSDPRDDKWEVDESHCLIDAHHLSQRSFQKALVLCDDISFGQELVPVVCVADEDQLDSYPALAGGSNDQNAGDSLPWESFTYIMKPLLHQSWGLDTESLQLGCACPRSTCCPETCDHVYLFDNDYDDAKDIYGKSMRGRFPYDERGRIILEEGYLVYECNQMCSCNRSCPNRVLQNGVRVKLEVFKTDKKGWGVRAGEAILRGTFVCEYIGEVLDEHEANERHDRYGKDGYGYLHEIDAHVNDMSRLVEGQAHHVIDSTNYGNVSKFINHSCSPNLVNHQVLVESMDSLRAHIGLYANQDIALGEEITYNYRYKHLPGQGHPCHCGASVCRGRLY; this is encoded by the exons ATGGAAGTGCTCCCTTGTTCTACCATTCGTGTTGGACAATCTGATTGCCCTCAACAGAGTTCATCAACCCCTTCTGTATATGACGGCGAATCCAACTGCCTTGAACATGAAAAGAAAGTGCAAGTGGCAGATGACATATTGCCAAATGTGGAAGGACCTCAATTAGGAAGACAAGGTGAAGTTCAAGGGGCAGTTGATGAATTGCATACTTCTGATGGATGTCAAAATGGAGCTTCAGTTATTGATTGTCGTCAATTGGAGGGTCAAAAGTCATCTAGTGGCTCGcaagattttgatgatgatgacaTAAATGCACAGAATTACAGTGAACCCTGCGTAACCTCTGATAACAGTCATATGATTGTAGACAGCAGGGAAAGTGCATTGCCAAACAACAGCAGGGAAGGAGAGTCATCTCTGTCAGAGTCTGCATGGCTAGAAAGTGATGAATCTGTGGCACTGTGGGTCAAG TGGAGAGGGAAGTGGCAGACAGGAATACGGTGTGCAAGAGCTGACTGCCCATTATCGACTTTGAGAGCAAAACCAACTCATGATAggaaaaaatattttgtgataTTTTTTCCACACACAAGGAATTATTCTTGGGCAGACACACTACTTGTTCGTTCCATTGATGAATTTCCACACCCTATTGCATATAAAACGCACAAAGTTGGCTTAAAAGTGGTTAAAGATTTGACCATAGCACGTCGGTTTATTATGCAAAAGTTAGCTGTTGGAATGCTGAATGTTGTTGACCAATTTCATACTGAG GCTTTGATAGAGACTGCTCGTGATGTGGCTGTCTGGAAGGAATTTGCTATGGAGGCTTCTCGTTGCAGTGGCTATTCTGATCTTGGAAAGATGCTTCTGAAGCTGCGAAGT ATGATATCACAGACCTACCTAAATTCTGAATGGCTAGAACGTTCATATAACTTTTGGGTGCAGCAGTGTCAGAATGCGAGTAATGCTGCAACCATTGAAGTACTTAAGGAG GAACTAGTTGACTCTATTCTCTGGAATGAAGTCCAGTCTCTCCAGAATGCACCATTGCAGCCTACATTGGGTTCCGAGTGGAAAACATGGAAGCATGAAGTTATGAAATGGTTTTCAACCTCTCATCCCACATCGAATAGTGTAGACTTTCAACAGCAGACTAGTGATGGTCCCTTAACCCCAAATCTCCAAGTTGGCAGGAAAAGGCCAAAGCTCGAAGTACGTCGTGCAGAGGCAAATGCTTCCCAGGTGGAATCTAGGGGATCAGATGAATCTATAGCCATTGAAATTGACTCTGAATTCTTTAATAATCGAGACACTTCAAATGCTGCTACATTAGCATCAGAACCCTATAAAAAAGAAGATATGAAAGATATAGCTGCACCAACAGACACACCTGGGCGAGTTGCTGATAAATGGGATGGAGTATTAGTTGAAGCTGGTAATTCTAAGTTCATCCAAACCAAAGATGTGGAAATGACACCAGCCAATGAAGTTGCTGCCATAAGATCTTCTGAGCCTGGAAGCAAAAATCGACATTGCATTGCTTATATTGAAGCCAAGGGAAGGCAATGCGTGAGGTGGGCAAATGATGGTGATGTTTACTGTTGTGTACATTTGTCCTCTCGTTTCATGGGAAGCTCTACAAAAGCTGAAGGGTCTCACTCGAGTGATCAACCACTGTGTGAAGGCACAACTGTCCTTGGAACTAGATGTAAGCATCGGTCTTTACAAGGCTCTTCATTTTGTAAGAAGCACAGACCAAAGAATGATATGAAGACCATCTCAAATTTTCCAGAGTATACACTTAAGAGAAAGTTTGAGGAGAACATTTCTAATTTAGAGACTACCAACTGCAGAGAGATGGTATTGGTCGGAGATGTTGAAAGTCCTCTACAGGTAGATCCTGTCTCAATTGGGGCTGGTAATGCCTTCCGTGAAAGAGGGAGCTTATTTGAGAAGTCCGAGTCTCCTGCCAAAGCTTGTAATACAACAGGAGAGCAGCGCTGCATAGGGTCTTGTTTCTGGGATGACAGCAACCCTTGCTTGGAAAGTCCAAAGAGGCATTCATTATATTGCGAAAAGCACCTCCCAAGCTGGCTCAAACGTGCAAGAAATGGTAAGAGTAGGATAATATCAAAAGAAGTTTTTGTAGATCTTTTGAAAGATTGTCACTCACAGGAGCAAAAGTTTAATTTACATCAAGCGTGTGAGCTCTTTTACAAGCTCTTTAAAAGTATATTATCTTTAAGAAACCCTGTTCCTAAGGATGTACAATTTCAGTGGGCCCTATCTGAAGCTTCTAATAATCTTGGCGTTGGAGAAGTATTCACAAAGTTGGTTTGCACTGAAAAGGAGAGACTTAGAGGGATTTGGGGCTTTAATGATGATGAAGATgcacttgttgcttcttctgCCATGGAAGAACAAGCTCTGTTGCAATGGACTGGGGATGACAACGAACAAGCTATGAGGTGCAAAGTTTGCTCACAGGAGTTTTCGGATGACCAAGCACTTGGAACTCACTGGATGGACAATCATAAAAAGGAAGCACAATGGCTGTTTAGAGGTTATGCATGTGCTATCTGCCTGGATTGTTTTACTAATAAGAAAGTCTTGGAAACTCATGTTCAGGAGAGACATTGTGTGCAATTTGTTGAACAATGCATGCTTTTCCAGTGTATTCCTTGTGGAAGCCACTTTGGGAATACAGACGAGTTATGGTTGCATGTGCTTGCAGTTCATCGTGATAATTTCAGGCTCTCAAAAGCTCCTCAGCCTGTCCTGTCTGCTGGTGATGTTTCTCCAAGGAAGTTTGAGTTATGCAATTCAGCTTCTGTGAAGAATAACACTGCGAATGTAAGTGGTCAACGAAAGTTTGTTTGCAGGTTTTGTGGGTTGAAGTTTGATTTACTTCCTGATCTTGGTCGTCACCATCAAGCTATTCACATGGGACCAAGTTTAGCCAGTTCTCTGCCTTCAAAGAAGGGGATACGTTATTATGCTTATAGATTAAAATCTGGGAGACTTAGTCGTCCTAGATTGAGAAAAAATTTGGCAGCAGCATCATATAGGATCAGGAATAGGGCAAATGCTACTATGAAGAAACGTATTCAAGCATCAAAGTCACTTGGTACTGGAGGAATAAATGTACAGCGTCATGCAACTGAGGCAGCAAGTCTGTCTAGATTAGGGGACTCACATTGTTCAGCAGTAGCAAGAATTCTGTTTTCTGAGATGCAGAAAACAAAATGTAGGCCGAGTAACCTAGACATTTTATCTGTTACTCGCTCTGCTTGCTGCAAGATCAGTCTCAAAGCCATGCTGGAGGGACAATATGGAGTCCTGCCAGAAAGTTTGTATCTAAGGGCAGCCAAGCTCTGCAGTGAGTATAATATTCGGGTAGATTGGCATCAAGATGGCTTTATTTGCCCTAAAGgatgcaaagaattcaaggaaTGCTTTGTGTCTCCGGTGATGCCTCTTCCAATTGGTACTGTGGGGCATAGATCTCCACCTTCATCAGATCCTCGTGACGATAAGTGGGAGGTGGATGAAAGCCACTGTCTTATTGATGCACATCACTTGAGCCAAAGATCCTTCCAGAAGGCTCTTGTCTTGTGTGATGATATAAGCTTTGGGCAGGAATTGGTCCCGGTGGTTTGTGTAGCAGATGAAGACCAATTGGATTCTTATCCTGCCCTTGCAGGTGGTTCTAATGACCAAAATGCTGGTGATTCCTTGCCTTGGGAGAGCTTTACCTATATTATGAAGCCCTTGCTTCATCAATCCTGGGGACTCGATACAGAG AGTTTGCAATTGGGGTGTGCATGCCCCCGTTCTACATGCTGTCCTGAAACATGTGATCATGTTTACCTTTTTGATAATGACTATGATGATGCAAAAGACATCTATGGGAAATCCATGCGTGGCAGATTCCCATATGATGAGAGAGGTCGAATTATCTTGGAG GAAGGGTACCTCGTTTATGAATGCAATCAGATGTGCAGCTGCAATAGATCTTGTCCTAATAGGGTTTTGCAGAATGGAGTAAGAGTGAAACTGGAAGTCTTCAAAACAGATAAAAAG GGATGGGGAGTCAGGGCAGGTGAAGCAATTCTCCGCGGCACATTTGTTTGTGAGTACATTGGCGAGGTTTTAGATGAGCATGAAGCAAATGAGAGGCACGACAG GTATGGAAAAGATGGTTACGGCTACTTACATGAAATTGATGCTCATGTTAATGATATGAGTAGATTGGTCGAAGGACAGGCCCATCATGTAATTGACTCAACTAATTATGGAAATGTTTCAAAATTCATCAATCATAG CTGCTCGCCTAATCTTGTGAATCACCAAGTTCTTGTGGAAAGCATGGATAGTTTGCGTGCACATATTGGTCTCTATGCGAATCAAGAT ATAGCGTTGGGGgaagaaataacatataactATCGATATAAACATCTTCCTGGACAAGGACATCCGTGCCATTGTGGAGCTTCCGTGTGCCGGGGGCGACTCTATTAA
- the LOC126589520 gene encoding histone-lysine N-methyltransferase SUVR5-like isoform X2, which produces MEVLPCSTIRVGQSDCPQQSSSTPSVYDGESNCLEHEKKVQVADDILPNVEGPQLGRQGEVQGAVDELHTSDGCQNGASVIDCRQLEGQKSSSGSQDFDDDDINAQNYSEPCVTSDNSHMIVDSRESALPNNSREGESSLSESAWLESDESVALWVKWRGKWQTGIRCARADCPLSTLRAKPTHDRKKYFVIFFPHTRNYSWADTLLVRSIDEFPHPIAYKTHKVGLKVVKDLTIARRFIMQKLAVGMLNVVDQFHTEALIETARDVAVWKEFAMEASRCSGYSDLGKMLLKLRSMISQTYLNSEWLERSYNFWVQQCQNASNAATIEVLKEELVDSILWNEVQSLQNAPLQPTLGSEWKTWKHEVMKWFSTSHPTSNSVDFQQQTSDGPLTPNLQVGRKRPKLEVRRAEANASQVESRGSDESIAIEIDSEFFNNRDTSNAATLASEPYKKEDMKDIAAPTDTPGRVADKWDGVLVEAGNSKFIQTKDVEMTPANEVAAIRSSEPGSKNRHCIAYIEAKGRQCVRWANDGDVYCCVHLSSRFMGSSTKAEGSHSSDQPLCEGTTVLGTRCKHRSLQGSSFCKKHRPKNDMKTISNFPEYTLKRKFEENISNLETTNCREMVLVGDVESPLQVDPVSIGAGNAFRERGSLFEKSESPAKACNTTGEQRCIGSCFWDDSNPCLESPKRHSLYCEKHLPSWLKRARNGKSRIISKEVFVDLLKDCHSQEQKFNLHQACELFYKLFKSILSLRNPVPKDVQFQWALSEASNNLGVGEVFTKLVCTEKERLRGIWGFNDDEDALVASSAMEEQALLQWTGDDNEQAMRCKVCSQEFSDDQALGTHWMDNHKKEAQWLFRGYACAICLDCFTNKKVLETHVQERHCVQFVEQCMLFQCIPCGSHFGNTDELWLHVLAVHRDNFRLSKAPQPVLSAGDVSPRKFELCNSASVKNNTANVSGQRKFVCRFCGLKFDLLPDLGRHHQAIHMGPSLASSLPSKKGIRYYAYRLKSGRLSRPRLRKNLAAASYRIRNRANATMKKRIQASKSLGTGGINVQRHATEAASLSRLGDSHCSAVARILFSEMQKTKCRPSNLDILSVTRSACCKISLKAMLEGQYGVLPESLYLRAAKLCSEYNIRVDWHQDGFICPKGCKEFKECFVSPVMPLPIGTVGHRSPPSSDPRDDKWEVDESHCLIDAHHLSQRSFQKALVLCDDISFGQELVPVVCVADEDQLDSYPALAGGSNDQNAGDSLPWESFTYIMKPLLHQSWGLDTESLQLGCACPRSTCCPETCDHVYLFDNDYDDAKDIYGKSMRGRFPYDERGRIILEEGYLVYECNQMCSCNRSCPNRVLQNGVRVKLEVFKTDKKGWGVRAGEAILRGTFVCEYIGEVLDEHEANERYGKDGYGYLHEIDAHVNDMSRLVEGQAHHVIDSTNYGNVSKFINHSCSPNLVNHQVLVESMDSLRAHIGLYANQDIALGEEITYNYRYKHLPGQGHPCHCGASVCRGRLY; this is translated from the exons ATGGAAGTGCTCCCTTGTTCTACCATTCGTGTTGGACAATCTGATTGCCCTCAACAGAGTTCATCAACCCCTTCTGTATATGACGGCGAATCCAACTGCCTTGAACATGAAAAGAAAGTGCAAGTGGCAGATGACATATTGCCAAATGTGGAAGGACCTCAATTAGGAAGACAAGGTGAAGTTCAAGGGGCAGTTGATGAATTGCATACTTCTGATGGATGTCAAAATGGAGCTTCAGTTATTGATTGTCGTCAATTGGAGGGTCAAAAGTCATCTAGTGGCTCGcaagattttgatgatgatgacaTAAATGCACAGAATTACAGTGAACCCTGCGTAACCTCTGATAACAGTCATATGATTGTAGACAGCAGGGAAAGTGCATTGCCAAACAACAGCAGGGAAGGAGAGTCATCTCTGTCAGAGTCTGCATGGCTAGAAAGTGATGAATCTGTGGCACTGTGGGTCAAG TGGAGAGGGAAGTGGCAGACAGGAATACGGTGTGCAAGAGCTGACTGCCCATTATCGACTTTGAGAGCAAAACCAACTCATGATAggaaaaaatattttgtgataTTTTTTCCACACACAAGGAATTATTCTTGGGCAGACACACTACTTGTTCGTTCCATTGATGAATTTCCACACCCTATTGCATATAAAACGCACAAAGTTGGCTTAAAAGTGGTTAAAGATTTGACCATAGCACGTCGGTTTATTATGCAAAAGTTAGCTGTTGGAATGCTGAATGTTGTTGACCAATTTCATACTGAG GCTTTGATAGAGACTGCTCGTGATGTGGCTGTCTGGAAGGAATTTGCTATGGAGGCTTCTCGTTGCAGTGGCTATTCTGATCTTGGAAAGATGCTTCTGAAGCTGCGAAGT ATGATATCACAGACCTACCTAAATTCTGAATGGCTAGAACGTTCATATAACTTTTGGGTGCAGCAGTGTCAGAATGCGAGTAATGCTGCAACCATTGAAGTACTTAAGGAG GAACTAGTTGACTCTATTCTCTGGAATGAAGTCCAGTCTCTCCAGAATGCACCATTGCAGCCTACATTGGGTTCCGAGTGGAAAACATGGAAGCATGAAGTTATGAAATGGTTTTCAACCTCTCATCCCACATCGAATAGTGTAGACTTTCAACAGCAGACTAGTGATGGTCCCTTAACCCCAAATCTCCAAGTTGGCAGGAAAAGGCCAAAGCTCGAAGTACGTCGTGCAGAGGCAAATGCTTCCCAGGTGGAATCTAGGGGATCAGATGAATCTATAGCCATTGAAATTGACTCTGAATTCTTTAATAATCGAGACACTTCAAATGCTGCTACATTAGCATCAGAACCCTATAAAAAAGAAGATATGAAAGATATAGCTGCACCAACAGACACACCTGGGCGAGTTGCTGATAAATGGGATGGAGTATTAGTTGAAGCTGGTAATTCTAAGTTCATCCAAACCAAAGATGTGGAAATGACACCAGCCAATGAAGTTGCTGCCATAAGATCTTCTGAGCCTGGAAGCAAAAATCGACATTGCATTGCTTATATTGAAGCCAAGGGAAGGCAATGCGTGAGGTGGGCAAATGATGGTGATGTTTACTGTTGTGTACATTTGTCCTCTCGTTTCATGGGAAGCTCTACAAAAGCTGAAGGGTCTCACTCGAGTGATCAACCACTGTGTGAAGGCACAACTGTCCTTGGAACTAGATGTAAGCATCGGTCTTTACAAGGCTCTTCATTTTGTAAGAAGCACAGACCAAAGAATGATATGAAGACCATCTCAAATTTTCCAGAGTATACACTTAAGAGAAAGTTTGAGGAGAACATTTCTAATTTAGAGACTACCAACTGCAGAGAGATGGTATTGGTCGGAGATGTTGAAAGTCCTCTACAGGTAGATCCTGTCTCAATTGGGGCTGGTAATGCCTTCCGTGAAAGAGGGAGCTTATTTGAGAAGTCCGAGTCTCCTGCCAAAGCTTGTAATACAACAGGAGAGCAGCGCTGCATAGGGTCTTGTTTCTGGGATGACAGCAACCCTTGCTTGGAAAGTCCAAAGAGGCATTCATTATATTGCGAAAAGCACCTCCCAAGCTGGCTCAAACGTGCAAGAAATGGTAAGAGTAGGATAATATCAAAAGAAGTTTTTGTAGATCTTTTGAAAGATTGTCACTCACAGGAGCAAAAGTTTAATTTACATCAAGCGTGTGAGCTCTTTTACAAGCTCTTTAAAAGTATATTATCTTTAAGAAACCCTGTTCCTAAGGATGTACAATTTCAGTGGGCCCTATCTGAAGCTTCTAATAATCTTGGCGTTGGAGAAGTATTCACAAAGTTGGTTTGCACTGAAAAGGAGAGACTTAGAGGGATTTGGGGCTTTAATGATGATGAAGATgcacttgttgcttcttctgCCATGGAAGAACAAGCTCTGTTGCAATGGACTGGGGATGACAACGAACAAGCTATGAGGTGCAAAGTTTGCTCACAGGAGTTTTCGGATGACCAAGCACTTGGAACTCACTGGATGGACAATCATAAAAAGGAAGCACAATGGCTGTTTAGAGGTTATGCATGTGCTATCTGCCTGGATTGTTTTACTAATAAGAAAGTCTTGGAAACTCATGTTCAGGAGAGACATTGTGTGCAATTTGTTGAACAATGCATGCTTTTCCAGTGTATTCCTTGTGGAAGCCACTTTGGGAATACAGACGAGTTATGGTTGCATGTGCTTGCAGTTCATCGTGATAATTTCAGGCTCTCAAAAGCTCCTCAGCCTGTCCTGTCTGCTGGTGATGTTTCTCCAAGGAAGTTTGAGTTATGCAATTCAGCTTCTGTGAAGAATAACACTGCGAATGTAAGTGGTCAACGAAAGTTTGTTTGCAGGTTTTGTGGGTTGAAGTTTGATTTACTTCCTGATCTTGGTCGTCACCATCAAGCTATTCACATGGGACCAAGTTTAGCCAGTTCTCTGCCTTCAAAGAAGGGGATACGTTATTATGCTTATAGATTAAAATCTGGGAGACTTAGTCGTCCTAGATTGAGAAAAAATTTGGCAGCAGCATCATATAGGATCAGGAATAGGGCAAATGCTACTATGAAGAAACGTATTCAAGCATCAAAGTCACTTGGTACTGGAGGAATAAATGTACAGCGTCATGCAACTGAGGCAGCAAGTCTGTCTAGATTAGGGGACTCACATTGTTCAGCAGTAGCAAGAATTCTGTTTTCTGAGATGCAGAAAACAAAATGTAGGCCGAGTAACCTAGACATTTTATCTGTTACTCGCTCTGCTTGCTGCAAGATCAGTCTCAAAGCCATGCTGGAGGGACAATATGGAGTCCTGCCAGAAAGTTTGTATCTAAGGGCAGCCAAGCTCTGCAGTGAGTATAATATTCGGGTAGATTGGCATCAAGATGGCTTTATTTGCCCTAAAGgatgcaaagaattcaaggaaTGCTTTGTGTCTCCGGTGATGCCTCTTCCAATTGGTACTGTGGGGCATAGATCTCCACCTTCATCAGATCCTCGTGACGATAAGTGGGAGGTGGATGAAAGCCACTGTCTTATTGATGCACATCACTTGAGCCAAAGATCCTTCCAGAAGGCTCTTGTCTTGTGTGATGATATAAGCTTTGGGCAGGAATTGGTCCCGGTGGTTTGTGTAGCAGATGAAGACCAATTGGATTCTTATCCTGCCCTTGCAGGTGGTTCTAATGACCAAAATGCTGGTGATTCCTTGCCTTGGGAGAGCTTTACCTATATTATGAAGCCCTTGCTTCATCAATCCTGGGGACTCGATACAGAG AGTTTGCAATTGGGGTGTGCATGCCCCCGTTCTACATGCTGTCCTGAAACATGTGATCATGTTTACCTTTTTGATAATGACTATGATGATGCAAAAGACATCTATGGGAAATCCATGCGTGGCAGATTCCCATATGATGAGAGAGGTCGAATTATCTTGGAG GAAGGGTACCTCGTTTATGAATGCAATCAGATGTGCAGCTGCAATAGATCTTGTCCTAATAGGGTTTTGCAGAATGGAGTAAGAGTGAAACTGGAAGTCTTCAAAACAGATAAAAAG GGATGGGGAGTCAGGGCAGGTGAAGCAATTCTCCGCGGCACATTTGTTTGTGAGTACATTGGCGAGGTTTTAGATGAGCATGAAGCAAATGAGAG GTATGGAAAAGATGGTTACGGCTACTTACATGAAATTGATGCTCATGTTAATGATATGAGTAGATTGGTCGAAGGACAGGCCCATCATGTAATTGACTCAACTAATTATGGAAATGTTTCAAAATTCATCAATCATAG CTGCTCGCCTAATCTTGTGAATCACCAAGTTCTTGTGGAAAGCATGGATAGTTTGCGTGCACATATTGGTCTCTATGCGAATCAAGAT ATAGCGTTGGGGgaagaaataacatataactATCGATATAAACATCTTCCTGGACAAGGACATCCGTGCCATTGTGGAGCTTCCGTGTGCCGGGGGCGACTCTATTAA